The following proteins are co-located in the Poecile atricapillus isolate bPoeAtr1 chromosome 2, bPoeAtr1.hap1, whole genome shotgun sequence genome:
- the PANO1 gene encoding proapoptotic nucleolar protein 1 has protein sequence MKPTPLAPRTRAALPAPTTVTPRSPGANGGSGRGSPRSLGGRSGAAGASPGSGSPGAVLGPGSPRPAGPPSASGRAPRPRPPQLSWSRRGEGNMASVRSEPPPGGSRRGEKGVPNNTGRRSAAERRRRRRRRRQALLRGARSCSCSSPE, from the exons ATGAAACCAACTCCGCTGGCCCCGCGCACCCGAGCGGCTCTGCCCGCTCCTACCACGGTCACCCCCCGGTCCCCCGGGGCGAACGGAGGGAGcggccggggcagcccccgcAGCCTGGGCGGGCGATCCGGGGCCGCGGGGGCATCCCCGGGCAgcggcagccctggggctgtcctggggcCCGGCAGCCCACGGCCCGCGGGACCTCCCTCGGCCTCGGGCAGGGcaccccggccccggccgccccaACTTTCCTGGAGCCGGCGGGGAGAGGGGAACATGGCTTCTGTCCGCTCCGAGCCTCCGCcgggagggagcaggaggggggaaaagggggtaCCCAATAACACAGGGAGAAGGAGCGCAgcggagaggaggaggaggaggaggaggaggaggcaggcgCTGCTCCGGGGCGCCCGTTCCTGCAGCTGCTCGAGCCCGG AGTAA